One Alphaproteobacteria bacterium genomic window, AGAACTCGAACGCCATCATGAAAAAGCCGCTGACCATCGAGGAACACCAGTCGGCGCGCATGATCTCGGACCCCTTTCGGCTATTCGATTGCTGCCTGGAGAGCGACGGCGGTGCTGCCGTGGTGGTGTCGTCGAGCGAACGCGCCCGCGATTTGCGCCAGACCCCGGTCACCATCATGGGTGTTGCCGAGGGCCACCCCGATTCCCCCAGCGCCATCAGCCAGCGTCCCGACCTGACCACGCTGGGCCTGGCCAAGGCGGCGCCCCGGGCCTTCAGTATGGCCGGCGTCGGGCCCGACGACATCGATGTGGCCGAGATCTACGACTGCTTCACCTACACCGTGCTTTGCCAGCTCGAGGATCTGGGTTTCTGCAAGAAGGGCGAGGGCGGGCCCTTCATCGACGACGGCCACGTCGACCCGGACGGCAAGCTGCCCATCAACACCCACGGCGGCCTCCTCTCGCAGGCCCACGTCATCGGCCTCAACCACGTCGTCGAGTTGGTGCGGCAGTTGCGGGGCGAGGGCGGCAAGGCCCAGGTCAAGGACGCCGAGATCGGCCTGGTCACCGGCTATGGCGACCTGGGCGACGGCTCGGTGGCCATTATGCGCGGCGGAGCCTGATCATGGTCGAGCCCCTGCTGCCGTCGCCCAACGAAGACACGAAGCCCTTCTGGGAAGCCCTCAAGCAACACCGCCTGGTATTGCAAAAATGCGCCCAATGCGGTGCCGTGCGCCACTACCCGCGCCCGGTCTGCCCCCACTGCCACGCCATGGAGGCCGACTGGGTCGAGGCCTCGGGCCAGGGCCGTATCCATAGCTGGACCATCTCGCACCACGCCTTCCACCCCTCCTTCAAGGAGCAGCTGCCGCT contains:
- a CDS encoding Zn-ribbon domain-containing OB-fold protein, yielding MVEPLLPSPNEDTKPFWEALKQHRLVLQKCAQCGAVRHYPRPVCPHCHAMEADWVEASGQGRIHSWTISHHAFHPSFKEQLPLLLGIIDLDEGVRLNCRLRDVAEDEIAIGLAVEIGFEDIDDEVTLPIARPAG
- a CDS encoding transporter; amino-acid sequence: MTTLSEKCAVSGIGETAYVRGSGKSVPALQMEASLAAIADAGLTPRDIDGIIPYANNEVVAEDFATNFGLDDLRFSATTPMGGASSVAALQAAAMAIVTGVANHVLIPLGRNGYSQIRVGMRMQQLPQFRLVGEFEMPSGAVAPAQFYAPMARRHMELYGTTSLQFGRIAVNTREMALKNSNAIMKKPLTIEEHQSARMISDPFRLFDCCLESDGGAAVVVSSSERARDLRQTPVTIMGVAEGHPDSPSAISQRPDLTTLGLAKAAPRAFSMAGVGPDDIDVAEIYDCFTYTVLCQLEDLGFCKKGEGGPFIDDGHVDPDGKLPINTHGGLLSQAHVIGLNHVVELVRQLRGEGGKAQVKDAEIGLVTGYGDLGDGSVAIMRGGA